In Janthinobacterium agaricidamnosum NBRC 102515 = DSM 9628, the DNA window AGCCGGTCGACGCTGGCGTGCGACAGCCAGCTCTTGGCGCTGGCCACCAGGCGGCCCGGCACTTGCGCGCCGAGTGTGCGCGCCAGCACGCCGGTGACGACCGGCTCAATACCTGTCACCTCGCCGGCGACGTCGCTGTGCGGCCATGGCAGTTGCAAGGCGCCGGCCGGCAGTTCGCCCGGCGCCGGGTGATAGCGCAGCGACGGCAGCAGCGCGCGCGGGCCGACTTCGCCCGGCGCCAGCAGTTGTTCGATGTCGAACAGCCGGATTTGCTGTTCGCCGATGCGGCTGTAGGCCAGCACCGTGTTGGTGGTGCCGAGGTCGATCCCGACCAGGTACTGGCTGTCGCTCACTGGCTGCTCTTTCATGCTCCGCTGGAGAGTCCGCGCACGTCGAATTCGACTTTCCAGCGCTCGCCGCGATCCTGGGTCGCGGCCATCAATTCCAGCGTGCCCGCTTCGGTGACCTTGGCCAGCAGCTTGACTTGCACCACGTCGCCGGCCTGGCGGCCTTCGGCGGACAAGGTGGCCTGGATTTCATTCAACTCCTGCAATTCATCGGCGCCCCAGAAATCGAGCATCGCGCCGATCTGGTCGTTGCGGCGCACCGACGAGCCGAAGAAGCGGAAATGCACCGGCTCGCCGACCACCAGGCCGAATTGCTGGCCTGGCAATTCCAGTTCGCTGCCTTCTTCCATGCCGAACGGCGCCACGCACAGCGCCTGGATCGGCGGTTCCATGCCGGGGATGGCCGGCATCGCCGATTCCACCGCGACGTAGAACGAACGCGCCGTGCCGCCGCGGATGCGCACGCCATGGCCGCGCCGCACGTAACTGTAATACGCCGCGCCGCGCGCCACCGCCAGGTCGAGGTCGGCGCCGCCCAGCATGCGCGCCGGTTCCGCGCCTTCCAGGTAGAGCCAGTCGTTGACGGTGCCGAGGATGCGCTGCACCAGCAAGTCGGACTTGAACACGCCGCCGTTGAACAGCACGGCGGTCGGGTGCAGGAAGCTGGCGTCGTCCGTTTGCTTGCCGGCGAAACCTTGCAGTTCGCTGGTCGCCGCGACTTGCCGGCCGAGGAAGGCGGCCAGGTGGCGCGTGATGGCCGCGTCTTGCGCGTACGGCAAGCCGAGCTGGGTCAGGCCGGCGCGGGTGCGGATGGTCGGGCGGGCCGACGCCTCGACTTGCGGGAAGAAGCCGTCGAGAATAAAGGTGCCGACTTCGGCGCGCGTCAATTCGGTGCGGATGCTGCCGCCGATCAGTTTCGAGCCCCGGCTCGCGATCACGATGGGCGCGCTGTCGATGCTGCCGTCGCCCAGCAGCGCTTCCTTGGCGCCACGGCAGCCGTAGGTCAGCGCGCGCATTTGCCACGCGTCGAGCTGGGTGCCGCTGGCCGCCAGCTTGCGCGCCACCAGGTGCGCCAGCGCGAGATCCATATTGTCGCCGCCCAGCAGGATGTGCTCGCCGACCGCGACCCGGTGCGGTTCCAGCACGCCGTCGCGTTCCAGCACGGCGATCAGCGAAAAGTCGCTGGTGCCGCCGCCGACGTCGACCACCAGGATGATGTCGCCCGGCTTGACTTCCTTGCGCCAGCGGCCTTCGCTGGTCTGGATCCAGCTATACAAGGCCGCCTGCGGCTCTTCCAGCAGCGTCAGCGACGCATAGCCGGCCGCATTGGCCGCTTCGGCGGTCAGTTCGCGCGCGGCCGGGTCGAACGAGGCCGGGATGGTGATGGTGATTTCCTGCCCGGTGAACGGCGCTTCAGGATGGGCGTTGTCCCAGGCCCGGCGCAAATGCTCCAGGTAGCGGGTCGACGCGGTAATCGGCGAAATGCGCGTCACTTCCGGCGGCGCATCGTTCGGCAAGATCGCCGCGCGGCGGTCCACGCCAGGGTGGCACAGCCAGCTCTTGGCGCTCGACACCAGCCGGATCGGCGTGGTGGCGCCACGGCTGCGCGCCATTTCGCCGACCACGTTGCCGGTCTCGGCTTGCCATGGCAAGCCCAGCTCGCCGGGCAACAGTTCTTCCGGATGCGGCAGATACAGGAACGACGGCAGCAGCGGCAATTCCTCGATGGTGCCGGGCGCCGTCAATTGCGGCACGGCCAGCACGCCGTGGCTGGACTGTTCGCCGTCGCTGGCGCCCAGGTCGACATACGACAGCGCGCTGTGGGTGGTGCCGAGATCGATGCCGATCGCGTATTTGGCGTTGTTGTTCGCTGCTTCGCTCATAATTCCACCTCCGCCGGCGCCAATACCGCCGCGTCATGGGTCTCGGTCAGCTTCGGCAGGCGCACGCTGGACGCGCGCCAGCCGCGATGGCTCAGGCTGCCGCGGAAGGGGGCGCTGCCGACCACGTTGCCGGTCAGGCGCACGGCGCTGGCGTCGAAACCTTCTTCCAGCACGATGCGGCTGCCTTCGGCTTCCGTGCGCACCGTGTCGATGGTGAAATAGTCGCGCAAGACCTTGGCGCAGCCTTCATGCACCACGCGGGCGGCGGCGCCGATGTCGGCGTCAGCATGATTCGCCAGGTTTTCCTGGGTGAAGTCGATCAGGCGGGCTTCGCGCTGCAGCAGCGCCAGCAATTGCAGCGCCGCGTCGGGGCTGGCTTCCTTCAAGGGCTTGGGCGCCGGTGTCGGTACTGGTACTGGTACTGGCGCTGGCGCCGGTTCGGTGGCCGGAGCGGGTGCCGGCTGATCCAGCTGGACGATGCGCGCCGCGTAGGCCGGATCGGACAGCGCAGTGAAGAAGGCGCCGAAGGCGATGGGAATTCTGCGCCAGAACGATGGCGCGCTATGCGAAGGTGGAGTGGTCATTAAAAGCTCGTCTGAGTAGGTTTTATCTAAAAGCCGGTTCGGCGCATAGGCGCCGCCGCTGTATGTTCTGCTTGCCGGCACGCCAAGACGCGGGTTTGTCGCGCGTTCCAGGTGGAGCGGTTGCGGAGGCACGGCGCTGCGCGCTTCCGCAAATTTGCCCGCATGATACCAGTTGCGCGCCGGTCGCCAAAATCGGGGCGGCCGGCAGCCATGCTGCACCGCGTCATAGTGTCAGGCAGTTTGGGGCGGTTTTGCAGTATTAAATGATTAATTCTTGTTTCACATCAGATGATTTGCTCTAAAATCGCTAATCTTTTGACCACTTTTCCATTTATGCCATGCAATCGTATTTAACGTTCAGTAGCTATATCGATGGCGACCATCCGGCGGTTGCCGCCAAGGCCGCCCAATTGGCGGCCGGCAGCAGCGATGACGAAGAGATCGCGCGCCGCTGTTTTGAATTCGTGCGCGACCAGATCAAGCACAGCTGGGATTACAAAATGAATCCGGTGACGTGCCGCGCGTCGGAGGTGTTGTTGCACGGCACCGGTTATTGCTACGCCAAGAGCCATTTGCTGGCCGCGCTATTGCGCGCCAACGGCATTCCGGCCGGCCTGTGCTATCAGCGCCTGATGATAGGCGTGGACGGACCGCCGTTTTGCCTGCATGGCTTGAATGCCGTGTATTTAAAGAAGCACGGCTGGTATCGCATCGATCCGCGCGGCAACAAGCCCGGCGTGAATGCGCTGTTTACGCCGCCGCAAGAGCAATTGGCGTTTTCGGTGCTGCCGCCGGAAGAAAGGGATTTGCCGGAAATCTGGAGTGAACCGATGCCGCACATCGTGTTTGCGTTGACCCATTACGGCACGGTGCAAGAGGTGGCGGCCAATTTGCCGGATATTGAGTTGCTGCCTTGATATTGACCGGTCCACCCGGGCACGCTGGAATGGACCGGACAAGACAGTGGGCCTTGCGGTTTGATCGGCACCTTAGCCACCTGCCGGTGATCGTAAATGACGCTGCCGTAGCCGACCCGGGTGGCGCCGCCGAGACCGGGGCCGTGCACCGGGCCGCTGACGTTGTGGATGACTAGCCGCCCATCCGGCGCGTGTTTTCGCCCGTAATCGTGCACAGTGCACCATTTCAAGTCACTCCGTGCACTTTTTCTTGAAAAATCACCAGGACAGCGCACGCGAACGCACCAAAAAGATAGTCTGGCGCCTCATTTGCACCAATAACTACATGGCATGCATTCTGCTTTATCAACTGGGTAGCGTCATCCTTGCAAACCCATTGATTTTCATCACTTCAGGAGCAACCATGTCACGACGTACCGTTTTGAAAGCGACCGCAGCCGGAGCACTGGCTTTAGCGACATCCTCCTTCATGCCATCCGCCTTTGCCGCCGACACCATCAAGATCGGCATCCTGCATTCCCTGTCGGGCACGATGGCGATTTCGGAAACCTCGCTGAAAGACGTGGCCTTGATGACGATCGATGAAATCAACGCCAAGGGCGGCGTGATGGGCAAGAAGCTGGAAGCGGTGGTGGTCGATCCGGCGTCGAACTGGCCGCTGTTCGCCGAAAAAGCGCGCCAGCTGGTGGCGCAAGACAAGGTGGCGGCGGTATTCGGTTGCTGGACCTCGGTCTCGCGCAAGTCGGTATTGCCGGTCTTTAAGGAATTGAACAGCTTGCTGTTTTACCCGGTGCAATACGAAGGCGAAGAGCTGGAAAAGAATGTGTTTTATACCGGCGCCGCGCCGAACCAGCAAGCGATACCGGCCGTCGAATACTTGATGAGCAAGGATGGCGGCGGCGCCCAGCGCTTTGTATTGCTGGGTACCGATTACGTGTATCCGCGCACCACCAACAAGATCCTGCGCGCCTACCTGAAAAGCAAGGGCGTCAAGGACAGCGACATCAGCGAAGTCTATACCCCGTTCGGCCATGCCGATTATCAAACCATTGTCGCCAATATCAAGAAATTCTCGGCCGGCGGCAAGACCGCCGTCATCTCGACCATCAATGGCGATTCGAATGTGCCGTTCTACAAGGAACTCGGCAATGCCGGCTTGAAGGCGACCGATGTGCCGGTGGTGGCGTTCTCGGTCGGCGAAGAGGAGTTGCGCGGCGTCGATACCAAGCCCTTGCTGGGCCATCTGGCGGCGTGGAATTATTTTGAGTCGGTCAAGAATCCGGTCAACGCAGCGTTCATCAAGCAATGGAAGGCGTACGCGCTGGCCAGGAAATTGCCGAACGCTGCCTCGGTGGTGACCAACGATCCGATGGAAGCGACCTATGTCGGCATCCATATGTGGGCGCAAGCCGTCGAAAAAGCCCAGTCGACCGACACCAATAAAGTGATCGCGGCGATGGCCGGCCAAAGCTTCAAGGCGCCATCCGGTTTTACGCTGACGATGGACGCCACCAACCACCATTTGCACAAGCCGGTGATGATCGGTGAAATCAAGGCCGACGGCCAGTTCAGCGTGGTGTGGAAAACCAGGGAGCCGATCCGCGCCCAGCCGTGGAGCCCGTATATCGTGGGTAACGAAGGCAAGCAAAAGCTGTAAATGTCATCTTGTGTTGTCGGCCGTATCAGCGCGCCTGATACGGCCTGTGCCGCTTATTTTGCGGCAGGGGCGGCTGTTGCCCAAAATCCTGTCACACCACGTCATCCAGGAACACTCAGGAAAATAATGAGACTCAAGCTGATCAATAAATTGCTGCTGCTGGGCTGTTTGTGCCTGCAATCGCTGCTGGCCCACGCCGCCATCGACGCGGCCATGCTGACACCGCTGGCCGGCGACGACCCCGATGCGCGCCTCGCGGCGGTGGCCCGGATCGCCGCGCTGGCCAATGACGACGCCAGCAAGGTCTTGCTGGCGCTAAAGAATGAAACCCTGTACGCGCTGCCCGACGGCACACTCTTGATCGTCGACGGCGACAAGGCGTATGACCCGGCCACCGGCCAGACCGGTCCGGTGCCGGACGGCGCCGATGGCGTGGTGGTCAACAACCGCTTGCGGGCGGCGGTCGACGGCGCTTTATCCGGCTTGAAATTGTTTGCGGCGGATCGCGGGCAACGCCTGGCCGCGGCGCAGGATTTGCAAAAATCGATCGATGCGGCGCAAGTGCCGCTGATACGCAAGGCGTGGCAAAAGGAAGCCGATCCCGCCATCCGGCAGATCCTGGAATTGCTGATCGCCACGGCCAACCTGCATGCGCCGGAAGTGGCCTTGCGCAAGGCCGCCGTGCTGCAACTGGCGGCCAGCAGCGACGCCAGGCTGTTGCCGCAATTACAGGGCATGCTCGATAAAAATGTCGAACCGGACGAAACGGTGCGCATCGCGGCGGTGGCCACCATCGAAGCGATCAAGGGCCGGGTGCAGCGCACCGAATTGGTCGGCAAGCTGTTTTACGGCATATCGCTGGGCAGCGTGCTGCTGCTGGCCGCGCTGGGCCTGGCGATCACCTTCGGCTTGATGGGCATCATCAATATGGCGCACGGCGAATTGCTGATGATAGGCGCGTACACCACTTATGTCTGCCAATTGCTGTTCCGTAAATTCCTGCCCGCCTATCTCGACGCCTACCTGATCGTCGCCTTGCCGGCGGCATTCCTGGTGGCTGGCGCGGTCGGCGTGGTGCTGGAACGCAGCGTGATCCGCTGGCTGTATGGCCGGCCGCTGGAAACCTTGCTGGCGACCTGGGGCATCAGCCTGATGCTGATGCAACTGGTGCGCACCATCTTTGGCGCGCAAAACGTCGAAGTCGCCAATCCGTCGTGGATGTCGGGCGGTATCACGGTGCTCGGTTCGCTGGTGCTGTCGTACAACCGCATCGTCATCATTTTCTTTGCGCTGTTCGTGGTGGTGGCCGTGTGGCTGATCCTGAACCAGACCCGTTTGGGCCTGTTCGTGCGCGCCGTCACGCAAAACCGCCGCATGGCCGATTGCGTCGGCGTGTCCACCGGCAAGATCGACATGCTGACCTTCGGCCTCGGTTCCGGTATCGCCGGCCTCGGTGGCCTGGCCTTGTCGCAACTCGGCAATGTCGGCCCGGACCTGGGCCAAAGCTATATCGTCGATTCCTTCATGGTGGTGGTGCTGGGCGGCGTCGGCCAGCTGGCCGGCACGGTGATCGCCGCGCTCGGTCTGGGCGAAGTCAATAAATTCCTGGAGCCGGTGGCGGGCGCGGTACTGGCCAAGATCGCCATCCTGGTATTCATCATCATCTTCATCCAGCGCCGGCCGCAAGGCTTGTTCGCGATGAAGGGACGGAGCATCGACTAATGCACACCATGCACGCATCCCATTCCCTGTTTTCGCGTCCGGCCTGGACCGGCATCGCCTTGTGCACCGTGCTGGCCGCCTTGCTGCCGCTGCTGAACCTGGCCTTTCCCGACGGCCACGCCTTGCACGTATCGAGCTACACGGTGGCGCTGGTCGGCAAATTCATGTGCTACGCGCTGGCGGCGCTGGCGCTCGACCTGGTGTGGGGCTACACCGGCATCCTGTCGCTGGGCCACGGCGTGTTTTTCGCGCTCGGCGCCTATGCCCACGGCATGTATCTGATGCGCGCCATCGGCCGCGACAGCGTGTATCAAAGCAATTTGCCGGATTTCATGGTGTTCCTCGACTGGAAAACCTATCCCTGGTATTGGTCGCTGACCGACAACTTCTGGTATTGCATGGCGCTGGTGGTGCTGGCGCCGGGTGTGCTGGCCTTCATCTTCGGCTTTTTCGCATTTCGCTCGCGCATCAAGGGCGTGTATTTCTCGATCATCACGCAAGCGATGACGTACGCCTTCATGCTGCTGTTTTTCCGCAACGACACTGGCTTTGGCGGCAATAACGGCTTTACCGACTTCAAGCGCATCCTCGGCTACAGCATCACCGCGCCGGGCACCAAGGCGGTGCTGTTCCTGGTGACGCTGCTATTGCTGCTCGGCGCGCTGCTGCTGTGCCGGCTGATCGTCACCTCGAAATTGGGCCGGGTATTGCAGGGCGTGCGCGATTCGGAATCGCGGTTGATGTTCATCGGCTACAACCCGCTGTGGTTCAAGCTGTTTGTGTGGACCTTGTCGGCGGTGCTGTGCGGCATCGCCGGCGCCTTGTACGTGCCGCAAGTGGGCATCATCAATCCGTCCGAAATGTCGCCTGCTAACTCGATTGAAATGGTGATCTGGGCCGCCGTCGGCGGGCGTGGCACGCTGATCGGACCGATCATCGGCGCCTTCGCCGTGAATGGCTTGAAAAGCTGGTTCACGGCGGCCTTGCCGGACTTGTGGCTGTTCGCGCTGGGCCTGCTGTTCATCCTGGTGACGCTGTTCATGCAAAAAGGCATCCTGGGATTGATGCAGAAAATCACGTTCAAACGCGGCGGGGAAGTGAACGCAGCCACCGAACCGGCAAACCAGGAGGCTGCATGAAGCACGAACAATATAGCGGCCAGCAGGGCGTCTCGTATGGCCGCGTCAAGGGCGAGGGTGTCGATACGACGCACGGCGCGATCCTGTACCTGGAAGACATTACTGTGTCCTTCGACGGCTTCAAGGCGATCAACAAGCTGAACCTGGATATCTCGGTCGGCGAATTGCGCTGCATCATCGGCCCTAACGGCGCCGGCAAGACCACCATGATGGATGTGATCACCGGCAAGACCCGGCCCAGTTCCGGCACCGCGTGGTTTGGCCAGACCATGGACTTGTCGAAAATGACGGAATACCAGATTGCCCACGCCGGCATCGGCCGCAAGTTCCAGCGCCCGACCGTGTTCGAGCAGCACAGCGTGTTCGACAACCTGGAACTGGCGATGAAGATGGACAAGCGGGTGCGCCCGACCTTGTTCGCCCGCCTGTCGTCGGAGCAAAAGGGCAAGATCGATGACATCCTGAAGTTGATACGGCTGCAAGGCCAGGAAAACCGCCTGGCCGGTTTGTTGTCGCACGGCCAGAAGCAATGGCTGGAAATCGGCATGCTGCTGATGCAGGAACCGCAACTGATCTTGCTCGATGAACCGGTGGCCGGCATGTCCGACGCCGAAACGGCGCGCACCGCCGAATTGCTGAACGAATTGCGTGGCAAGCATTCGATCATGGTGGTCGAACACGATATGGGGTTCGTGACGGAAATCGCGCAACAGGGCATCGTCACCGTGCTGCATGAAGGTTCGGTGCTGGCCCAAGGCCGCATGGACCAGGTGCAAGCCGACGAACGTGTCATCGAAGTTTATCTGGGACGCTAACGCGGAAGGAAACCCATGCTGCAAGTCGAACAATTACATCAATATTACGGTTCGTCGCATACCTTGCGCGGCGTCTCGCTGTCGCTCGACCAGGGCGAATGCCTGACTTTGCTGGGCCGCAATGGCGTCGGCAAGACCACCTTGCTGAAATGCCTGATGGGCGTGCTGCCGGCAGCGCAAGGCAGCGTGACCTTTAACGGACGCAACATCACCAGATTGACGCCGCACGAGCGTGCCCGGCTGGGCATTGCCTACGTGCCGCAGGGCAGGGAAATTTTCGCCCGGCTGACGGTCGAGGAAAATTTGCTGATGGGCATGGCGGTGCATAGCGGCAAGAACGCCTCGGTCATCGATGGCGAAGTGTATGAATTATTTCCGGTGCTCAAGGAAATGCTGCACCGGCGCGGCGGCGACCTGTCCGGCGGCCAGCAGCAGCAATTGGCGATCGCGCGCGCCTTGCTGGCCAAGCCGCAATTGATCATCCTCGACGAACCGACCGAGGGCATACAGCCATCGGTCATCAAGGATATCGGACGGGTGATCCGCTTGTTGCGCGAGCGGGGCGATATTGCGATTTTGCTGTGCGAACAGTATTTCGATTTCGCGCGCGAACTGGCCGACAAATTTGTCGTGCTGTCGCGCGGCGAAGTGGTGGCCAGCGGCTTGCCGGAACAAATGGATGGCGACGACGTGAAACGCCACCTGGCGGTGTAGCCGGATTACACCAGGTTCAACCAGCCCAGCAGCGCGCCGGCGCCCAGCAGCCACAATAAGTGGATTTTGGTGCGCCAGATGAGCAGGCCGGCCAGCACCGACAGCGTCCACAAGGGCCAGTCGGTGGCCAGCGTGTGATTGGCGCCGCCGAGGATGATGCCGGTCGAAATCAGCAAGCCGACTACCACCGGCGCCATGCCTTGCTTGAACGCCCGCACGCCGCGCAAGTCGCGGTTGCGGTAGCCCCATTGCGCCGCCAGATAGGTCAAGGTGGTACTGGGCAGCATGATGCCAAACATGGTGACAAATACGCCGAGGAAAGCCGCCGCATAACTGCCGGCGTTCAAGCCGACATTCCAGCCCATCAAGGCGACGAACAAGACATTCGGGCCGGGCGCGGCCTGGGCGATGGCGATCGATTCATTGAATTGCGCCTGCGTCAGCCAGTGGTTTTGTTCGACCAGGTAGCGGTGCATTTCGGACGAGGTCGAAATGGCGCCGCCGACCGACATCAGCGATAGCAGCAAATAATGACCGAACAGGCTGAACCAGTCGCCAACGCCGAGTACCAGTTGCAGCGGCGCGCTCATGCCGCCAGCCTGCGGTAAGTCATGATGCAGCCGGCGCCGCCCAGCACCAGCAAGATGTAGAACAGCGGCCAGTGCATCACCGCGACGGACAGTACGCCCAGCAGGCAGATGCAGACGCTCAGGTACAGCGGCAGCGGATGTTTTTTCAGCGCCGCCGCCAGTTTCAAGCCGGTCGCGGCGATCAGTCCGGCGGACACGGCGGCCATGCCGCGCAGCGCGCCGGTCAGGTTGGGATGGTCGCCAAAGCGGGTGTACAGCAAGCCGAGCAGGATCACCAGCACCAGCGGCACGGCCAGCATGCCGGCCAGCGCGCTCAAGGCACCCTTGAGGCCGAAATAGCGGCCGCCGACCATCAATGCCAGATTGGCCACGTTAGGTCCCGGCATGATTTGCGCGACAGCCCAGTCTTCGATGAATTCTTCCTGGGTCAGCCAGCGTTTGCGGTCGACCAGTTCGCGCTGCACCACGGCCAGCACGCCGCCAAAACCTTGCAAGGCCAATAAGGTAAACGAGATGAACAGATCGCCCAGCGATGAGGGACGGGGGCGCGGCAAGTCGGGCGGCGCTGCGGGAGGAGGAGGGGCGGGCGTCATCTGCGCATTATGGCGCTGGCCGCGCCGCCTTGTCCATGCAGAAATGAGCGGCTGCGCACCGGATGGCAAGTAGGGATTGACTTTGCAGGGTCTTGACCAATACTGCTTGCAACGCGGCCTGATTCTCCCGGTCCAATGATGGCGATCTTGATCAACCAGAGGATAGCGATGAATACACCCAGACTATTGCAAGCTCCTGCTGCCCCGGTGGCATCAAAACTGTTTCACCAGCGCGTGGATCAAGCGCAGCGACAGGTGGTCGATATGGGTATTTCGGTGCAGGCCAATTTTAATACCATTTGTGCGGTTGAATACCTGAAGTCTTACAACGTCGACGCCGGCCTGATCGAGCGCGTGCTGCTGCATCCTGAGCAGCGCCGCAAGACCCAGCATTGAAGCCCGCATGCAACTTTGGTGGCGTCTTGATAGTCACACAAGATAAAAACTTGCCTTCCGGACCGCTTATAAGGCTTGCCGGATTGATCATTTTGCATGGGTTATGCACAGATTTTGACTTCAAGAAATGGTCTAAATTATTTTGTCGTGATAATCGGTGATTTTGTAAGTACTTGATTTTATACGGATTTATTTCTGCTGTTTGAATGGGCAGTTTATTGAAACCCGCATGGGGACTCGCTTGCGGACCTGTCAAGAGGCGCTTATCCACAAAGATATCCACAGTCGGTGTGGATATCTGAAAAAGTGCTTAACAATCCGCCACTTACAAAAACAAGCTTTGATCTGACCGCTTGACAGACGATTTTGGAGCCGCCTTGCCGCCCCCCCAAAGGCGGTAAACCGGTCCACTGGATGGGTATCCAGTGGTATGGATTTTTTACTAAAAGTCAACCATGCTGATCCGTTTTTTGCGGGCTGGCCGCACTCAACAATAGCGTGGCCAGCGGATCTTGTTCTGTGGAAATCAGCAATGCTTTTAAGGCATGGCTGGCGCCTGTCCGGTCGTGCACGGTCAAGTCGCCGGCCCAGGCCTGCCGGTCTGTTAACGCATCGAACAGCGCTTGCTGCGGTTGCGCCAGCATGCCGGACAACGGCAGTCCCAGCAATTGTTCGCGCGGCGCCTGGACCAGCGCGCACCAGCCATCGTTGGCGCTGTCGATCGCGCCATCGGCCCGCAGCCCGATGTGCAGCGGCGCCGCGTGCGCCCGGGCCAGCGCCGCGCTGGCGTGGACCAGGCGCTGTTCGGCCTCGGCCAGGCTGGCATAAGTGCGCAGCGACGTAATCACCGTGGTAAACAGTTTGCGCGTGGTCAAGTCGGTCTTGCACCAGAAATCGTTGATGTCGTAATCGACGATGATGCTGTGTTCCAGTGCTTGGCCGGGCTGGCCGGTGCGCAAGATGATGCGCACCAAATGGTTGTGCAATTGTTCGCGGATTTGCCGCGCCACTTGCAAGCCGGCGTGATTGGTTTCCATGATTACGTCGAGCAAGACGATGGCGATGTCGTGATTGTTGCGCAGCACGGCCAACGCTTCGGCGCCGTTGTAGGCG includes these proteins:
- a CDS encoding chromate transporter, producing MTPAPPPPAAPPDLPRPRPSSLGDLFISFTLLALQGFGGVLAVVQRELVDRKRWLTQEEFIEDWAVAQIMPGPNVANLALMVGGRYFGLKGALSALAGMLAVPLVLVILLGLLYTRFGDHPNLTGALRGMAAVSAGLIAATGLKLAAALKKHPLPLYLSVCICLLGVLSVAVMHWPLFYILLVLGGAGCIMTYRRLAA
- a CDS encoding response regulator; this encodes MDAKPGNDDADSGWLIDEDLPAEEHQADSANAAPWRILIVDDDVDVHVVTKFSLSNTNFQGRRLSFLHAYNGAEALAVLRNNHDIAIVLLDVIMETNHAGLQVARQIREQLHNHLVRIILRTGQPGQALEHSIIVDYDINDFWCKTDLTTRKLFTTVITSLRTYASLAEAEQRLVHASAALARAHAAPLHIGLRADGAIDSANDGWCALVQAPREQLLGLPLSGMLAQPQQALFDALTDRQAWAGDLTVHDRTGASHALKALLISTEQDPLATLLLSAASPQKTDQHG
- a CDS encoding chromate transporter encodes the protein MSAPLQLVLGVGDWFSLFGHYLLLSLMSVGGAISTSSEMHRYLVEQNHWLTQAQFNESIAIAQAAPGPNVLFVALMGWNVGLNAGSYAAAFLGVFVTMFGIMLPSTTLTYLAAQWGYRNRDLRGVRAFKQGMAPVVVGLLISTGIILGGANHTLATDWPLWTLSVLAGLLIWRTKIHLLWLLGAGALLGWLNLV